One stretch of Terriglobia bacterium DNA includes these proteins:
- a CDS encoding DUF1932 domain-containing protein produces MKAQLVGILHPGEMGISIAASAKNSGCDVYWASQGRSASTRERVAKVGLHEAATVAELCGKCGIVISVCPPHAAEDVANEVIRSGFRGLFVDANAIAPQRTEKIAEAMTKADVAFVDGGIIGFPAWKPHTTCLYLSGPRSDEAALCFSAGPLDTKVLGDQIGKASALKMCYAANTKGTVALLAAIVATAENLGVREALFEQWKHDDPALPGQVEKRIQANAPKAWRFVGEMEEISRTFHAAGTPGEFHAGAADIYARLARFKDAKTPPALEDILAALTEGVNIK; encoded by the coding sequence ATGAAAGCGCAACTCGTGGGCATTCTGCATCCCGGTGAGATGGGCATATCCATTGCGGCTTCCGCAAAGAACAGCGGTTGCGACGTCTATTGGGCTTCGCAGGGCCGCAGCGCCTCGACCCGCGAACGCGTCGCCAAAGTCGGCCTGCACGAAGCGGCAACCGTCGCTGAACTGTGCGGGAAGTGCGGGATTGTGATCAGCGTCTGTCCGCCGCATGCCGCGGAAGATGTGGCGAACGAAGTGATCCGTTCCGGCTTCCGCGGCCTCTTCGTCGATGCCAACGCGATAGCGCCGCAGCGGACCGAAAAGATTGCGGAAGCCATGACGAAAGCGGATGTGGCATTCGTCGATGGAGGCATCATCGGCTTTCCAGCATGGAAACCGCACACGACTTGTCTCTATTTATCCGGACCGCGTTCGGATGAGGCTGCATTGTGTTTTTCGGCCGGTCCGCTCGATACCAAAGTCCTCGGCGATCAAATCGGTAAAGCCTCCGCTTTGAAGATGTGCTACGCCGCAAATACCAAGGGCACCGTCGCTCTGCTTGCCGCAATTGTGGCAACCGCGGAAAACCTGGGAGTCCGCGAAGCCTTGTTCGAGCAATGGAAACACGACGATCCTGCATTGCCCGGCCAGGTTGAAAAGCGAATTCAGGCGAATGCGCCTAAAGCGTGGAGATTTGTAGGGGAGATGGAAGAAATCTCACGAACGTTCCACGCCGCGGGAACTCCCGGAGAATTTCATGCCGGCGCCGCCGACATCTATGCCCGCCTTGCCCGATTCAAAGACGCGAAGACGCCACCGGCGCTCGAAGACATCCTCGCTGCATTGACGGAAGGCGTGAATATCAAGTGA
- a CDS encoding Fic family protein produces MPATTRLGTYLQSSIAGDTYQAFLPPPLPPNPALDLIPLQKLMVRAGEAIGRLEGVSEVLPDANLLLYYYVRKEAVLSSQIEGTQSSLSDLLLYESQETPSVPLDDVTEVSSYVAALEHGLQRMRGGFPLSLRLIREMHEILLSKGRGSNKQPGEFRTSQNWIGGSRPGNAMYVPPPPNRLMECLDPFEKYLHAGERPYPSFIDAGLIHAQFETIHPFLDGNGRIGRLLITFFLMAMGNLKQPALYLSLFFKNNRQEYYERLNAVRQTGDWEGWLKFFLTGVAETAGQVVDTSHAIAALFAGDLAKIEGLKRAGISAREVHALLRSKAVVSAIDAAKALSLTVPTTRTALNNLKELGIVHDISGKGKERLYLYTSLVEILDRGTRPLPY; encoded by the coding sequence ATGCCGGCAACCACGCGGCTGGGAACTTACCTCCAATCCAGCATTGCAGGGGACACTTATCAGGCCTTCCTGCCGCCCCCTTTGCCGCCCAATCCGGCGCTGGATCTCATTCCCCTTCAAAAGCTTATGGTTCGCGCCGGAGAAGCGATCGGCCGCCTGGAAGGCGTCTCTGAAGTCCTGCCGGACGCTAATCTTCTCCTTTATTACTATGTCCGGAAGGAAGCGGTGCTGTCTTCACAGATCGAAGGCACCCAATCCAGCTTGTCTGATTTGCTCTTATATGAAAGCCAGGAAACGCCATCGGTGCCTTTGGACGACGTGACCGAAGTCTCGTCCTACGTGGCCGCGCTGGAACATGGACTCCAGCGGATGCGGGGCGGCTTCCCTTTGTCTCTCCGCCTTATCCGGGAAATGCATGAAATTCTTCTCTCCAAAGGACGCGGCAGCAACAAGCAGCCTGGGGAATTTCGAACCTCTCAAAACTGGATTGGCGGTTCCCGCCCCGGCAACGCAATGTACGTCCCGCCTCCGCCGAATCGGCTGATGGAATGTCTCGACCCATTCGAAAAATATCTTCATGCCGGCGAACGCCCCTACCCGTCTTTCATTGACGCCGGGCTCATTCACGCGCAGTTTGAAACAATCCACCCGTTTCTGGATGGGAACGGCCGTATCGGCCGCTTGCTGATCACATTTTTTCTGATGGCGATGGGTAACCTGAAGCAGCCTGCTCTGTATTTGAGTCTGTTCTTCAAGAACAATCGGCAGGAATATTACGAGCGACTGAATGCTGTACGGCAGACGGGAGATTGGGAAGGCTGGCTGAAGTTTTTCCTCACAGGCGTTGCCGAAACAGCCGGCCAGGTTGTCGACACCAGCCATGCCATTGCGGCGCTCTTTGCCGGCGACCTGGCCAAAATCGAAGGCCTGAAACGCGCTGGCATCAGCGCCCGCGAAGTTCATGCTCTCTTGCGAAGCAAGGCTGTTGTTTCCGCGATCGATGCTGCGAAAGCGCTGTCGCTGACAGTCCCGACCACACGCACCGCTCTGAATAACCTGAAGGAATTGGGCATTGTCCATGACATCAGCGGCAAGGGCAAGGAACGGCTCTATCTTTATACGAGTCTTGTCGAAATTCTTGACAGAGGAACCAGGCCGCTCCCTTATTAG
- a CDS encoding S9 family peptidase, which produces MNRQTRPACLAMIGMLAAALTSYGQGKRAMTVDDLITTIRVGDPQLSPDGKRVLYTRTTTALDTGRRNSDIWLVSADGSSAARQFIGGEKSENTARFTPDGRRVVFMSNRDGAFQVYAADSQGNNPKAITKISGGVQAPMIVSPDSKKVAFVSDVYPQCKDEDCNRRTREAQEKDPSKVRVLTGLPFRHWDEWRIGIRHHIFVTDIDSGETRDVTPGDFDSPPHFYEDGNMTFSPDSRSIAFVSNRDGRDKEMMDTNDDVWLVPVTGGDAKRITTNPAKDDQPTWSPDGKTLAIRSQRRAGFESDRWYLDLYDQAKGTKRTLFESPDLSVDDFIFTPDGRSIVFAAEDKGLVNLYTIPLSGGTPKVLVKGGAVGQFQAGPNFIVFSKSTFDAPPDLFRVSSDGESTKRLTDENGSRLSQINAPQYEAMTVAGAGGTPIQYWLLKPPGFDSSKKYPVVFMIHGGPQGAWEDGWSYRWNPELWASQGWVIAAPNPRGSFGFGQEFVDEISQDWCGKAMTDLTAVFDSVTKLPYVDPQRTAIAGASYGGYAVDWIIGHTNRFKAAVSHDGVFNLETMSLESEELWFTDWESGGPPSSAAARRHFGRCSPHLSAANIKTPTLVITNEQDFRVPVDQGLQLFTALRRNGVPSEALVFPDEGHWVLNPMNSKRWHETVFAWIRKYIGQ; this is translated from the coding sequence ATGAACAGACAGACACGGCCCGCATGCCTGGCGATGATTGGCATGCTGGCGGCGGCACTGACTTCTTACGGCCAAGGCAAGCGGGCCATGACAGTCGATGATTTGATTACGACTATCCGGGTAGGCGATCCGCAGTTGTCGCCGGACGGGAAGCGCGTCCTCTACACACGCACGACAACGGCGCTCGATACGGGAAGGCGCAATTCCGATATCTGGCTGGTCTCTGCCGATGGTTCATCGGCCGCGCGCCAGTTTATCGGCGGCGAGAAGAGCGAGAATACGGCGCGATTCACTCCCGACGGCAGGCGTGTAGTCTTCATGTCGAACCGCGATGGAGCCTTTCAAGTGTACGCCGCGGATTCGCAGGGCAATAATCCGAAGGCAATCACGAAAATCTCCGGCGGCGTGCAGGCGCCGATGATTGTCTCGCCGGATAGTAAGAAGGTTGCCTTCGTCTCCGACGTGTATCCGCAGTGCAAAGACGAAGACTGCAACCGGCGCACGCGCGAGGCGCAGGAAAAAGATCCATCCAAGGTGCGCGTGCTGACGGGTCTTCCGTTCCGGCACTGGGACGAGTGGCGCATCGGCATCCGCCATCACATTTTCGTGACCGATATCGATAGCGGCGAAACACGTGACGTCACGCCGGGCGACTTCGATTCGCCGCCGCACTTTTACGAAGACGGCAATATGACGTTTTCACCGGATAGCCGGTCCATTGCATTTGTCTCCAACCGCGACGGCCGCGACAAAGAAATGATGGACACCAATGACGACGTCTGGCTCGTTCCGGTGACCGGAGGCGATGCAAAACGGATCACGACTAATCCGGCGAAGGATGACCAGCCGACCTGGTCGCCCGACGGCAAGACCCTGGCGATCCGGTCTCAGCGCCGCGCCGGTTTCGAGTCGGATCGCTGGTATCTCGATCTCTACGATCAAGCCAAGGGAACGAAACGTACATTGTTCGAATCGCCCGACCTTTCGGTCGACGACTTTATCTTCACTCCGGACGGGCGATCCATCGTGTTTGCCGCCGAGGATAAGGGGCTGGTGAACCTGTACACGATTCCGCTTTCCGGTGGCACGCCCAAAGTTCTGGTGAAAGGCGGAGCAGTCGGACAATTTCAGGCTGGACCGAACTTCATCGTCTTTTCGAAATCAACCTTCGACGCGCCGCCGGATCTGTTTCGAGTGTCCTCCGATGGCGAATCGACAAAGCGGCTCACCGACGAAAACGGCTCGCGGCTGAGCCAGATCAACGCGCCGCAGTATGAAGCGATGACCGTGGCCGGAGCGGGCGGCACTCCTATCCAATACTGGCTTTTGAAGCCGCCTGGTTTTGATTCGTCGAAAAAATATCCGGTTGTTTTCATGATTCACGGCGGTCCCCAGGGAGCGTGGGAAGACGGATGGTCGTACCGCTGGAATCCCGAACTGTGGGCCTCACAAGGTTGGGTCATTGCGGCTCCGAATCCGCGGGGATCGTTCGGCTTCGGTCAGGAGTTCGTCGACGAGATATCTCAAGACTGGTGCGGTAAGGCAATGACCGACCTCACGGCGGTGTTTGATAGCGTGACGAAGCTCCCTTATGTCGATCCGCAGCGAACGGCCATCGCGGGCGCAAGCTATGGAGGCTATGCCGTTGATTGGATCATCGGTCACACGAATCGATTCAAGGCCGCCGTATCGCACGATGGCGTCTTCAATCTGGAAACGATGTCGCTGGAGAGCGAGGAGCTGTGGTTCACCGACTGGGAGTCGGGCGGTCCGCCGTCGAGCGCCGCTGCACGGCGGCATTTCGGGCGCTGTTCGCCACATCTCTCCGCTGCGAACATCAAGACACCGACTCTCGTCATCACCAACGAGCAGGATTTCCGTGTGCCCGTCGATCAGGGACTGCAGCTTTTCACCGCGCTGCGGCGAAATGGCGTTCCATCCGAAGCGCTGGTGTTTCCCGATGAAGGCCATTGGGTCCTGAACCCCATGAACAGCAAGCGATGGCATGAAACGGTGTTTGCCTGGATCAGGAAATATATTGGCCAATAG
- a CDS encoding thiamine pyrophosphate-dependent enzyme, which produces MKMTASDILIDAIHDWGVDVVFGLPGDGINGIMEALRKRADKIRFVQVRHEEAAAFMACAYAKYTGKLGVCLATSGPGGLHLLNGLYDAKLDGQPVLAITGLQYHDLVQTHTQQDVELDKVFMDVAVYNTRVMSATHVENVTDLACRTALAYHGVSHITIPVDTQEEEIDRKHLSHRNIPHHTSDVCAMGAQVPPDTDIERAAYLLNSGKRIVILVGRGALAATDELEVLAETLGAPIVKALLGKAAVPDSSPYTTGGIGLLGTKPSQEAMENCDTLLMIGTSFPYIEFLPKPGQAHAVQIELDPMRIGLRYPVEVGLVGDAKRTLQRLMPLLMRNKHRRFLERAQSGMRQWWAVMEAYGTRMDKPMKPQVVAWELGKFLPENAIISCDSGTIATWWARHIPVKRGQLHSLSGNLATMAPGLPYAIAAQVAYPNRPSVAFVGDGGFSMLMAEFATCVKYKLPVKVFVIKNNTLGQIKWEQMVFLGNPEFGCDLQPINFALFAQACGGTGLTIEDPADCGKLVEQALNTPGPVLVQAVVDPYEPPMPPKVSMKQAEKFAESLLRGEPNRAKIVTTVAEDRVRELV; this is translated from the coding sequence ATGAAAATGACAGCGTCCGACATCTTGATTGATGCAATTCACGATTGGGGCGTGGATGTGGTCTTTGGATTGCCAGGGGACGGCATCAACGGAATCATGGAAGCGTTGCGGAAGCGCGCCGATAAAATCCGCTTTGTCCAGGTGCGGCATGAAGAAGCGGCGGCTTTCATGGCTTGCGCTTATGCCAAGTACACGGGAAAACTTGGCGTCTGCCTCGCGACTTCCGGCCCGGGTGGTCTTCACCTGCTGAACGGTCTCTACGATGCAAAGCTGGATGGCCAGCCGGTACTCGCCATCACGGGACTTCAGTATCACGACCTTGTCCAGACGCATACGCAGCAGGATGTCGAACTCGACAAAGTGTTCATGGATGTCGCGGTCTATAACACGCGGGTCATGAGCGCCACCCACGTTGAAAACGTGACCGACCTCGCCTGCCGTACGGCCCTTGCATATCATGGCGTATCCCACATCACGATTCCGGTGGATACACAGGAAGAGGAAATTGACCGCAAGCATTTGTCCCACCGCAATATTCCTCATCACACCTCCGATGTTTGCGCCATGGGCGCCCAGGTCCCTCCGGATACGGACATCGAACGCGCCGCCTACCTGTTGAATTCGGGAAAACGCATCGTGATTCTCGTGGGACGGGGAGCGCTCGCCGCAACAGATGAACTCGAAGTCCTCGCCGAGACGCTTGGCGCGCCCATCGTCAAGGCGTTGCTCGGCAAAGCTGCAGTTCCCGATTCGAGTCCATATACCACGGGCGGCATCGGCCTGCTTGGAACAAAACCGTCACAGGAAGCGATGGAAAACTGCGATACGCTGTTGATGATCGGAACATCCTTCCCCTACATCGAATTCCTTCCAAAACCGGGACAGGCACACGCGGTTCAAATTGAACTGGATCCGATGCGGATCGGTTTGCGTTATCCCGTTGAAGTCGGACTGGTCGGAGACGCCAAGAGGACGCTGCAACGGTTGATGCCGCTGCTGATGCGAAATAAGCACCGGCGGTTTCTTGAACGCGCGCAGTCGGGAATGAGGCAGTGGTGGGCCGTGATGGAAGCCTACGGTACACGGATGGATAAACCGATGAAGCCCCAGGTCGTGGCTTGGGAGCTCGGCAAATTTCTACCGGAAAATGCCATCATTTCATGCGATTCGGGAACGATCGCCACCTGGTGGGCACGCCATATCCCGGTGAAGCGCGGACAGCTGCATTCGCTCTCGGGCAATCTGGCAACGATGGCGCCCGGCCTTCCATACGCTATCGCCGCCCAGGTCGCATATCCGAACAGGCCGTCCGTCGCTTTTGTTGGAGACGGCGGGTTTTCGATGCTGATGGCGGAATTCGCGACCTGCGTGAAATACAAATTGCCGGTAAAAGTCTTCGTCATCAAGAACAACACGCTGGGCCAGATCAAATGGGAACAGATGGTCTTCCTGGGCAATCCCGAATTCGGCTGTGATCTTCAGCCGATCAACTTCGCACTCTTCGCTCAGGCATGTGGCGGAACCGGCCTCACGATCGAGGACCCGGCCGATTGCGGCAAGCTGGTCGAGCAGGCGCTGAACACTCCGGGGCCCGTTCTTGTGCAGGCTGTGGTCGATCCGTATGAACCGCCGATGCCTCCGAAAGTTTCGATGAAACAGGCGGAGAAATTTGCAGAATCGCTCCTCCGCGGCGAGCCCAATCGCGCAAAGATCGTCACGACGGTCGCGGAAGATCGCGTGCGCGAGCTGGTGTAG
- a CDS encoding enolase C-terminal domain-like protein, which produces MSIPVTQLDVSAFTIPTDFPEADGTIEWDSTTIIIVEAHAGGQTGIGFTYGDLAAGRLVDRVLTPLILGKDAMTIEERWSSMLRAVRNIGRPGIASHAIAAVDIALWDLKARILNVPLALLLGGVRRGIPVYGSGGFTSYSIEQIRAQFAVWVGQGITKVKMKVGSNPSADLYRVRAAKQSIGANADLFVDANGAYTRKQALDFAENFAAYDVKWFEEPVSSDDLDGLRLIRDRAPAGMDIAAGEYGYDTTYFRRMLDAQAVDVLQADATRCAGVTGFLEAAALANAHHLPLSAHTAPSIHAHLCCGIPSACHLEYFHDHVRIERMLFDNVLEPVDGLLCPDPQRPGLGLELKHSDAMKYAA; this is translated from the coding sequence GTGTCGATTCCTGTTACACAACTCGACGTCTCCGCATTCACCATCCCGACGGATTTTCCCGAGGCTGATGGCACGATCGAATGGGACTCGACCACGATCATCATCGTTGAAGCTCATGCCGGCGGACAGACCGGCATCGGCTTCACCTACGGCGACCTGGCGGCCGGACGCCTGGTCGACCGCGTCCTGACCCCGCTCATCCTCGGGAAAGACGCGATGACCATCGAAGAACGCTGGAGCTCGATGCTTCGCGCAGTTCGAAACATCGGGCGGCCCGGCATCGCATCGCATGCGATAGCAGCCGTCGATATTGCGCTGTGGGATCTGAAGGCGCGAATTCTCAACGTGCCTCTTGCGCTGCTTCTCGGCGGTGTCCGCCGCGGTATCCCGGTCTATGGCAGCGGAGGCTTTACCTCCTATTCGATCGAGCAGATTCGGGCTCAGTTCGCGGTGTGGGTCGGGCAAGGCATTACAAAGGTCAAAATGAAGGTCGGCTCGAATCCTTCCGCCGACCTCTATCGCGTACGAGCGGCAAAACAGTCGATCGGTGCAAACGCCGATCTCTTCGTCGATGCCAACGGAGCGTACACACGGAAACAGGCGCTGGATTTTGCCGAGAATTTTGCGGCTTATGACGTGAAGTGGTTCGAAGAACCGGTCTCCTCGGACGACCTCGACGGCTTGCGCCTGATCCGCGATCGAGCGCCGGCCGGCATGGACATCGCGGCCGGCGAATACGGTTACGACACGACTTACTTCCGCCGCATGCTGGATGCTCAGGCTGTCGATGTCTTGCAGGCGGACGCGACGCGCTGTGCCGGCGTGACGGGCTTTCTCGAAGCGGCGGCGCTCGCGAACGCACACCACCTCCCTTTATCGGCTCACACGGCGCCGTCGATTCACGCGCATCTTTGTTGCGGGATTCCGTCCGCCTGCCATCTCGAATACTTTCACGATCACGTCCGCATTGAGCGGATGCTTTTCGATAATGTCCTCGAACCCGTCGATGGTCTTCTGTGCCCCGATCCGCAGCGTCCAGGTCTGGGCCTGGAATTGAAACATTCCGACGCGATGAAATACGCAGCGTAA